GCTAGAGGGCGCCAACCTCTAGACCAATTCCACTACAGGGTGCCAACAAGACGCCTGCACCAGTTTAACGCTCTAGTTGAACTTCACCTCCAAGCACACCCAATCAGCCCTATCAACACGAAAGCAGACATTGAGTCATCTATTGCCAGCTTAGAAAGAACCCTATGGGCCGCGCTCAAGGGCGCTGGCACACCAGACAGGGCAAAAGGTCACTCAGCACCATGGTGGACAGAAGATTGCGTAGAAGCCCACAGCCGGCACCGGGCTGCCAGGAACTTAGCAGAACCAGGGACGGTCCCAATCGAAACCAGGGAGTTCCTTGCCGTCGTGCGGAAAGCGAAGAAGGAGTACTAGGCGAACCGGATTAACAATATCACTACAGATAAGGAGTTATATAGCCTGCTAGGTTGGCATAAACTTACCCCAGGACAGCAGGACATCCCACTTATCGTGAATAACCAAACCATCTCAGACCCACTAGAAAAAGCCGAAGCCCTGCGGGTGGAAATCCTGGACCGGTTCAGCGCTGAGGACGACCTGCCGGAGCCAGTATGGCCTACCGAAACACCGGCGGGTACACTGCCATGGGACACCCACATCCCTATGGAAGAAGTCGAGAGAAGCACTATTGGGGTGTCCAGCACCTCGCCAGGCACCGATCGAATCACCGTCCGGCTTCTCAAGACCTGCTGGGCTCAGGTCAGGACCCACATCCGCTCTATCTTTCAGAAGTGCCTTGAGCTCTGCTACTTCCCCACAGCCTGGAAAACGGCCGAAGTCGCCATGATACCAAAGGTCGGCAAGAAGGACCGCACCTCCCCAAGATCCATGCGTCCAATAGCCCTCCTATCCTGCCTAGGCAAAGGACTTGAACGGGTTGTAGCAAGACGGCTGGCCTGGACCGCAATGACTCACGAGATACTCAGCCCCCAGCATGTAGGCGCGCTCCCGAAACGCTCTGCAATGGACCTGCTGGCCTCCTTCACACACGATACACAAAGAGCTTGGGCATTGGGCAAGAAGGTGACTATGGTTACTATGGACGTTCAAGGAGCCTTTGACGCACTTCTTAAGAACCGGCTACTCGTCCGCATGGCAAAGCAGGGCTGGCCAGACCTAGTGCTCAAATTTGTCAACAGTTTCCTCACAGATCGCAAAGTCAGGGTTAGATTAGGCAAGGCAACCACCCAGTGCTACACCGTGGCCTGCGGAACACCCCAAGGATCACCACTGTCCCCAGTCCTCTACACACTATACCTAGCAGAGCTTCTAAACCAGGACACAACCCGCCGCTTCGGGTATGCTGACGACGTCTGCATATACCGGGCCTCGAACTCTCTGGATGAAAACGTTCGCCTGCTGGCAGAAGATGtcagagctatcaacgagTGGGGTGCAGCAAACAAGGTTGCCTTCGCACCAGAAAAGTTGGAAATGATGCACCTCACTAGGCAATGGGATAACTATTCCCCGCCCTGTGTTGTGGACGACTCCCTCACCATTACACCAATTACAGATCAGGACGACGGAGTCCAACCCGCCTGCCGATGGCTGGGGTCTGGTTTGATCGAAAGCTCAACTTCAAAAGACACGTTGAAACGAGAGCAGCGACAGCCCGCAAAGTTGCCCATCACATCCGTAGTCTTGCCAACACAGTTAATGGCCCCCAGCCTCAGCCCTCCGCAAAGCAGTCACTACCTGCATAATGCCATGTCTCCTCTACGGAGCAGAAGCATGGTTTGAAGGCCGCACCAAGAACCCTCTGACCAACCGATCGGACCAACCGCCCGTAGTCAGCACTAGGATTAGCTGGCACCTCAAAGCCCTCAACCAGACACTCACCATCGCGGCTCGCGCTATCCTCCCTGCCTGGAAAACCTATCCAGGATGGGCACTCTTTCGAGACGCCGGCTTACCATCAGCACTCATTATGCTAGAAGAAGCAAAGCTGAGATTCGCTCTGCATCTGCAAGTAGTCGATAAGAACCACCCACTTACAGCCAGGATCAAGATCTCGGTGATACCGAAGGGCAGGGGAGCTGGAGGTTTGCAGAAGCCACACTCCAAAGTCCAGCGACTTGGGTTGATTCTTCCTACCATTCCCAGACACACCCTCATAGCGCCGCACTACTCTCCAGGGTGCCGCACTGACCCAACAAACGGTATAGCCAAGGCTGAGGCCGCCAAATTATTTACGAAGTGGTGGGACACCCTTACCAACCAGGACGTCACCATCTTCTCTGATGGATCAGAACAGCGCACTGACGGCGAACGCTTTGTCACCTACGGCTACGCGATATACCAGGCCCAGACTCAGATTGCCATAGGGAGGGGATCGCTTAATCCCCAATCCCATGTATTCGATGCCGAAGCAGTGGGTGCTTGGAGAGGTCTCCAGCACGCTATCAGACTAGCCCCCCATGGCCACCGCAGGCTATGGATGTGTATTGACTCAACGTCAGTTATCTGGGGTATACGGGGCAACGCCCCCACATCGTCGCAATGGGCATTCCTTGAGTGCCAGGCAGCAATGGCAGTCTTCAACATACAAGTACGCTGGTCGCCAGGCCACACCGGGATTATTGGGAATGAGGCAGCAGACCGCCTTGCCGATGCCGAAGCAAAAGCACCCAGCCAGCCTTACGGCATGGCCGCGGAACCGACAGCATCTGGGGTGCGTTCAATCGCTAAGTCCTTGCTCAACGCTGCCAGGCAGCGCTGGTGGGACCAAACTCGGACCCAAATGTCGGCCTGGTACCGGCAATGGGAACTACCCTACCAAACCACAAAGACACCAATCGAACTGACGCTTCCGCGCCCTGTTCTCGCGCATCTGCTGGCCATCCGGTCACGACATGGGGACTTTGCATGGTACCACATCAAATTCAGACACGACACAGCAGAATTGAATTGTTCTTGCGGGCGACTCAAAACACCTGAGCACATGCTCTTCTGCAGAAAAACAAGACGCTCTTTTAGCAGATGGCCGCTCCGACCATCCAACCCCCCAAGCAATATGAAAGAGGCCGTCAGGTACCTTAAGGCTCTACTTACTGAGCCTGAACACTTCGAGTCACTTTTGGAGCTCACCAAGTACTTCACAACAATCTGCCGGCGATAATTTTAGTTTCGGCATTACAAAACACATTACTAGGCGGCCTTTAGCCGCTTATGTCTATGTCATCAGTCCCTCGCTCATTTACCACCTCTACACCTCCTCCCCCAGCTTCAACGCTAACGCCCTAGGCCTACTAGCCCTAGAACAAGAGCTCTGCTTCATTGCTCAACACATCCACAGCCCCACAGCCCGGAACCTAGATAGAGTCTTTTCAACTGGCGGAAATTACCCTACTAGACTGCACACACTGCCAACACCCAAAGAATAGGAGCACCTGAGTACCATACAGGGCGCTACCCGTCTTTCATGCCCCCTGGGAGGCTTTCATAGGACGTTAaacaatacatacatacatacatacatacacaatacaacctcagttcaatcctcAATTCTTCCCGCACTGCTTGCACGCGATCTCCCACAGTTGACTACCATTTTCTCTACGCATATACTGCAACTCGAAGTAAACTGGAATCTAAAGGTTGTAAGTCATTGTCGGATATGGCGAGTAATACAAGAACGCCATTAGATGCAATCAGACAGaccagtgatcggaatggtctggtctgacttggtcttggtctggtctagaccgccaagacttggtctggtctggcgattttttgagaccgtggtcggaccggtctagatgatcggaccggtccggctataaataggtccacgtgactagatcttagactaatctagccagaaaatttagcacaatatgagtcattaagatcaaggtaagtcttctacttacatagaacaatcaagtccttaacaacctacttatatactattgttatggagccttcaacaccaacctcaccgtccccatcgaatattataagactagatttaacgtctcttactccatctcctatccccacgtcatcacccacccctatactatcacccactcctattcaatatcacgaatctccagatgagttcgtgcagggcggtatcacgtacgtgaaacgtgcaataattgcaaggaaggatttccgtcaaggtacatcacacatctggaagtacggactccaatacattcgagatagcgataagaaagaggtgtattactgccatgagtgcagggttgggaagagcaagcaagagttgtttgtcatcaatggcacttctaggatccggaatcacctggaacagaagcaccagattgatccccagagtggcatcaagcgaaagggttctgtacggaagtctataatcgaccagcaaaaggatggggctgcttccagcatctttttctggaaggagtcagtagagaagtttaaagagcttctaattcgttggattgtgtactgccatatcgccttctttcaattagagaaccagtactttcgtgaactactcctctttttaaatccggcactactcaaccacctcccgaaggctgcgaagactatccgaagctgggtaatgaatgcattcatatcgaagaagcaacagcttagggaggacctacaccattcacggagtaggatctctatctcctttgatctctggacttcaccaaacccttacgctatcctaggcgtcgtcgctatgtggattgatactaccggcatgcgacgtgttaccgctttaggtatgcgacgtatatacggcgaacatactggagagaatcttggatcggtggtccttgaattgctggaagaatacgacattagcggagatcagattggatactttatgctggataatgcctcggcaaatgataccgctgttgagtttatactcaaggatctctgcccatggatgaagtcaaaacaacgtcgtcatcgccggctgcgttgcttgggccatgtcatcaacctctgttgccaggcgttccttatggggcgaaactgtgagaagtatcttgcgaagctggagaagcatcatcaacgtggcgactatacgaaggtggaagagctctggaagaagttcggatgtttgggtcgtcttcacaacctggtgcgatacatcaggcttactccacaacggcgtgaggagtttgctacaattattatcggcggagatctttcgcaattcgacgggcttgagcttatccagaacaactcgacccgctggaactcatggttttattcgattacacgtgcattaaatgttcgagaacgtttagagctcttctcggctcgtcatgtacctggaaagggctccgtagggatcgcgaactttaagcttgatggacagcactggtttgagcttgaaaagattgaactcgctctcaaagacttctatgctgcaactttgctttctgaaggtaagaagacgtcacttgcggactggttttcaactttggactgccttctccgggagataagcgagacgaaggatcactaccacgacatccacactgaggacgataacaactttacatggaagtaccttcaaggctgcgctgatgctgcttggttaaagtgcgttgagtactataacaatcagcagctgaattggcaaaatcgattccctgaagatactgaccttccaccggcatattatgcggctcaaatccttgatccatatcgcaagtggggatggttcaggcaagagtgggttcttcatggcgacgaagagaagaagaggtggtttgaaaacgcacaattagcggtgaagcatctctgggagacagagtataagggaaggtaccctgtcgagatgctgccaccaccagccaggaaggagagagatcctgacccagcatttgatcgccagcgggaacataagcgcattcgaatagacgctccagtttctacaactgatttgtatgaacaatacatctctactgaccggcttcataacgaagaggcaggttgcaatgaggctattgcgtactggctatctcgctacgactcccaacgagatctcgctcgcttcgctctagacatgtttgcgatctcgcctctgtcggatgaatgcgaacgtctttttagtagcgcgaagcttactatcgtcgatcgccgtggtaggctgaaggcagatattatagaagcgtgcgagtgtctccgggcctggtatggaaagccccaagctgaggggaacagcgatatcgaggatagtgagaacgaagacgactagattgacagtcagtagtaaaacacatttcctcggcttccttctttgcttcagcctcattcttggcggtcttgttggtcggaccggtctggtcggaccggtccttatgtaagctgtaacgggctgagccctaagtcacatgactaggctgcgagcctagtcgcttccccggcaacgagagggccgtgcgccaacccaaacaaagcgggctcGCCGCtcgcgtcttaccttctttcttcatcttgactgtaaatagcatctggactaggtagctggaatacagttcctacagaccgttcacatacagtcaagatcaagaagaacacgcagaacacgcagaacacgcagcaACCAAGGCACCGTTATAATGAGCTCCCCCGGGGATACTAACATGACGACGAACGATTCGAACCAGCTGTTACAGTCGCTACTACAGAGACTTGAAGACATGAGCACTAGGATGGAGAGGCTGGAAGCATCATCGCACGAGCCACCTCAAACGCCTGGTCACAATACAGACGCCACCACTGATCCGACGCCAACCTCCGAGACTTCGAACACATCTGTGCCTATAATCCCAAAGCCGCGGCACAGCTTACCCCACCCGCCTACGTTTGGTGGAAACAAATCacaatggcgaggatggaagctagagatggagggcaagatcgaagaagacgcgcaAGCTATTGGAAGCCTAAAAGCTCAGCTACGCTACGTCTACATGCGTCTTGATGGGGCAGCGAAAACCAACGTTACAACATACTACGAGATACAAGTTAAAGAAGAATCGCCAAACCCTTTCAAGCTGCTTGACCGCCTTGAACTCCTCTACGGCGAACGAAATCGGAAGGAGAAAGCCATTCAGAACCTCTACTCTATACGCCAGAAGGACGACGAGACGTTTATTTCCTTCTATCCACggtttgagaaagagatggcCAACGCTGACGCAGAAAGCTGGCCTGAGCATACGAAGATATCCTACTTACGAAATGCATTAAGTGGTAGGATAAAGGATAGGCTTGTTGGTACATCAGGGACAGAAACAAGCACATACGCAAGGTTCGCTCAGAAGTGTGTAGATCTTAGCAACGACATGGAGTTGTTCGGCCAATGGACGAAAACAACCCGTCGTTACGGTAGCCGAACTGCTGAAAATGCACCAACCTATGAACCACCAGCAAAATCAAATAATGCCACGCTCACAGCAGTTTCCCCCGAAGACATGATGGAATGGGAACCTACGCAGCCTACAACTACCCAAGTGAACGCTGTCGGCCTCCGCGGCAAGACCAACATGAATGGATATCCATCTAGGCGTCCCGAAGACCGAGAACTTATTGGAAAACGAGCAAAATGGGTCAACCAAGAGGAAATCGATGCTCGACGCCAGGAACGACGCTGCCTCCGATGCGGCCGCAACAATTGCCGAATAGCTACATGCCCGTTAGCAGCCGCTCTACGACCAACTCACGTTAGCGTCAAGACAGCAAAGAGTACTGTGGTCACCAAGGCAGctgtagaggaggaagatcCAGAAGACTCCGAAGCAGAGCAATAGGAACACGCGGCAGCTCAGAAAGAATGGAAGGAGACTGGAAAGCAAAAGATGGATAGCGATCCCTTTGTAGTGGACGTTAGACTTAATGGAACTGACTTTGTCACTGGACTTGTTGACTCAGGTTGCCTTTGCTATTCCGCCATCAATGAACAACTCTTTCGATCTCTGAGACTGCCATCAATCAAGATAGCCCCGCGTCAGCTGGAGGAAGCAGCTGGGAAGAACGCAGAACCAAGTACTGTCCTAGATACAGTTACTTACGCCTCGATAGACATAGACGGCCACCAGCAGaaacgcgtcttcttctacgttgTACCTGGCCTGACTTACGACGTGATTCTGGGAAAGCCCTGGTTAGAGGATGCCGACGTCACAATTTCGGCCAAACAAGGCTGCCTGGATATCGGCGCATCAAACATCCGCGCATGGAACCACAAGAAAGCGTCATACAAGCCACCACCAATGAAGGCTACTCAGGTGATGGCTTCCGCATTCATGGCGGAggtgagaagaagccgtaggaAGAACAAAGGAGACGGTATTGCGCTCGACACTGGACTGTTCGCTGTTTCCATCGCCGACATTGAGAAAGCTTTGAAACCGCGCAAACGATCCGATCCGAAGACGAAGCTCCCACCCCAGTACCACCAATGGCTGAAGGCTTTCGACCATTTCCTAGCTGAGAAACTTCCCCCGCATCGTAAAGGCGTTGATCTCCACATTGAGATTGAAAAGGATCAAGACGGAAACGAGAAGACCATTCCATGGGGTCCGCTCTACGGCATGAGCCGAGAAGAGTTACTAGTGCTTAGGAAAACTCTCACCGAGCTGTTAGACAAGGATTTTATCCGCGCTAGTAACTCTCCCGCAGCCGCACCCGTCCTAATGGTTAAAAAGCCAGGAGGGGGCATCCGAttttgcgttgactaccgAGGCTTGAACAACATCACCAGGAAGGACCGTTACCCTCTGCCTCTATTCACAGAAACACTGAGAAATGTGGCCAAAGCTAAATGGTTCACAAAACTTGACGTTATCGCAGCCTTCCACAAGATCCGTGTGGCCAAAGGAGAGGAATGGAAGACAGCTTTCCGAACAAGATACGGCCTATTCGAATGGCGGGTTGCTCCCTTCGGACTAACAGGAGCACCAGCCGCATTTCAACGCTACGTAAATAGTGTTCTGCAGGATTACCTTGACGACTTTGTTTCAgcctacgttgacgacatctTGATCTACTCGTCAGGATCGCTTCAGGATCACAGAGAGAAGGTTGGaaaggttcttcaacgcctcaTAGACGCTGGACTGCAGATTGATATCGACAAGTGCGAGTTCGAGACTAAACGAGTTAAATACCTCGGGTACATTGTGGAAGCAGAAGTGGGTATTCGAGTTGACCCTGAAAAGATTATCGCAATCCGCGAATGGGCTACACCAACGTCAGTTAAGGCTATCCGAGCATTTATTGGTTTTGCCAACTTCTACCGAGTTTTTATACCGAACTTCTCGGACATTGCTGAACCGCTCATCAACCTAACTAAGAAAGAGATGGTTTTTCATTGGGACGAGGCTTGCAATCAAGCATTTGAAACGATTAAGGAACTTCTCATTACAGCACCAATACTCGGCCATTTTGATCCAGAGAAGGACACCTTAGTAGAAGCCGACTCCTCAGGACATGCAACTGGCGGCCTATTGCtgcagaaggacaagaacaacaactgGCAACCCGTTGCTTACTACTCAAAGAAGCACTCACCAACAGAGGCCAATTATCCAATTCatgacaaggagcttctAGCTATTGTTCGTTGCTTAGAAGCATGGGCTCCTGAACTACGTATGGTTAGGAAGTTTACAGTTCTGACGGACCACAAGAACCTCCAATACTTCTACCGCGAACGACagctgtctgaaagacaagTACGTTGGTCAGAGTTTCTCTCACGATTCGACTTCTCCCTGGAATGGAAACCTGGAAAGACTATGGGAAAACCCGACGCCCTATCACGACGAGAACAAGACCTACCCGCCAACTATGACGATGAACGAATACGGTCTCGATTTATCCGTCTCTTCCAGAGCAAGCACTTGCGGAGTGTTCAAATCCAGTCTCTATCGTCTGAGGAGATTGACTTCACAAAAGAGATACGCATGTTTGAGGACCAGGAGATGCAGAATCTGTGGCACCGAAGCCGCCAAGAAGATAAGCTTTATCAGGAGCTTACTACACTAGTAGCAAATAAGGAGAGGAACCTCCCTACTAAGCTTCAGAAGGAGAAGTTAGTGAGTATAGCAGAATGCACCCTAGACGAGAGAGGCTTGTTACGATTTCGAGACCGGACATGGATCCCTCACTGCGAACCACTCCGCACGCGAATCATTCAAAATATTCACGACTCGCATATTACTGGCCACCCCGGACGAGATCTTACCTACTCAATCTTATCAAGGCAGTTCTTCTGGTCAGGTGCagccagactccgcaacaatcaatcgatcgacatgattgattcctatataggttaaagagttactttattaggcagcctttaacctagataggaatcaatcatgccgatccgattgattgttgcggagtctgggTGCAGCAAGCGACGTGCGACGCTTTGTCCGTAACTGCGAGATTTGCGGAAGGAATACGATATGGAGAGAAACAAAGAAGGGCCTCCTTAAACCATTACCGATCCCAGAACGTATATGGGGGGAACTTTCAATCGATTTCATTACCGACTTGCCGCCATCTGGACGGGATAACGCAACGAACTGTATGGTGGTCACTGATCGGCTGACAAAGGGAATTGAACTAGAAGGTATGCACGATATCTCGGCACAAGCCGTAGCACAACGACTTTTCGAACGGCATTATCCTATTCACGGTATTCCAACGGCAATTACGAGCGATAGAGGACCACAATTCGTTAGCGATCTTTGGAAGCATTTCTGTAAGCTCCTTAGCGTTGAGCAACGCCTGTCGACTGCCTACCATCCGCAAACCGATGGTGCAACAGAACGAATGAATCAAGAGATTGAAAAGATGATTCGAATCTGGGCCACGTACACGCAAGAAAACTGGCTGGCACTTTTACCTGTCGTTATGGGAGCAATCAACAACCGCGAGGCCTCATCCACTGGCCTAAGCCCCTTCTATTTCATGCACGGATATCACAATGAACCTATTCAGCTAGTAGAGGATCGAACTATTCAGGACCGACCAAAGAAAGATGGCGAAGCACTAGCAGAAGGCTTCCTCAAAAGACTCCAAGATGCAACAGAGTGGGCCCAAGCCGCGATCGCGATGACACAAGAGAAACAGCAGCATCAGGCTAATAAGacaagaacagcagcgccCCAATACAAGGAGGGAGACTGGGTGTTTCTAAACCTTAGAAACGTGAAGACAACACGACCTTCCAAGAAGCTAGACTGGTTGCATGGAAAGTATAAAGTCTTGAAGCAGGTCAACTCCCACTCTTATAAGCTTGACGTTCCGGGAAAAATCCATCCTGTCTTTCACGTAGACCTGCTTCGCTACGCGCCTGACGACTCTTTCCCATCGCAGAAAGTTGGAGACACTCAGCCAGGGCCTATACTTATAGATGGAGACGAGTTATGGCTGGTTGAGCGTATTCTGGGCGAACGGACAATAGGGCAAGGAGGGAAAGGAATCAAGGAGGCATATGTGAAGTGGGTGGACTATACTGAACCGACATGGGAACCAGTGAGCAACGTACTAAAGACTGACGCTTGGAAGAAATGGAAAAAACTAC
The sequence above is a segment of the Pyrenophora tritici-repentis strain M4 chromosome 3, whole genome shotgun sequence genome. Coding sequences within it:
- a CDS encoding Retrotrans-gag domain containing protein, whose protein sequence is MTTNDSNQLLQSLLQRLEDMSTRMERLEASSHEPPQTPGHNTDATTDPTPTSETSNTSVPIIPKPRHSLPHPPTFGGNKSQWRGWKLEMEGKIEEDAQAIGSLKAQLRYVYMRLDGAAKTNVTTYYEIQVKEESPNPFKLLDRLELLYGERNRKEKAIQNLYSIRQKDDETFISFYPRFEKEMANADAESWPEHTKISYLRNALSGRIKDRLVGTSGTETSTYARFAQKCVDLSNDMELFGQWTKTTRRYGSRTAENAPTYEPPAKSNNATLTAVSPEDMMEWEPTQPTTTQVNAVGLRGKTNMNGYPSRRPEDRELIGKRAKWVNQEEIDARRQERRCLRCGRNNCRIATCPLAAALRPTHVSVKTAKSTVVTKAAVEEEDPEDSEAEQ